CTTCAAACTGCAGGACGGTATCGACCATATGCTCAAGGGCTTTGGGTCCGGCAAGCGCACCCTCCTTGGTGATATGGCCGATAATCATCAAAATCACATTTTGCTGCTTGGCCGCCCTGATGAGCGTGGCAGCACACTCCCTGATCTGGGTAATGGTACCGGCAGAACTCTGGTATTCATCAGAATGGACTGTCTGAATGGAATCAATAATGACCAGTGCCGGTTTCTCGTGTGCAATGATTGCAAGGATGCTCTCAAGGTTCACTTCCGGTATCAGCCAGAGGTTAGGAGCCTTAATGGAGAGGCGCTGTGCCCGTTCGCGGATCTGGTTCGGCGACTCTTCACCGGAGATATAGAGCACCTTGGCCGGTGCGAGGCGGGGAGCAAGCTGGAGCATGAGGGTAGATTTACCAATACCGGGTTCTCCTCCCACCAGAACAGCAGATCCCTGCATAAGTCCTCCTCCGAGTACCCGGTCGAGCTCTCCAATGCCAGTCATGACTCGCTGAAATTCCGAGGGCACAGAGTCATGCAGGTTCTCCATAACGGCAACTCCTCTTGTTGAACCATCCCTCTGTTTTTTCTGTTCGGGCTCGACACGGCTCTCCTGAAGTGTCCCCCAACTCTGGCATTCAAAACATTTCCCCTGATATTTCAGGGAGATGGCCCCGCAGTTAGAGCAGATGTATCTGGTAGAAGATCTGGCCATTCTGCTCTACAGATTGTTAATGCGCTGGAATGACTGAAGCGTGTTTTTCAGCAGCATGGCAATGGTCATGGGACCGACTCCTCCGGGAACGGGGGTCATGGCTGAAGCAACGGTTGAAACAGCTTCGAAATCGACATCCCCGACGAGACGGTAGCCGCTTTTCGTCGATGGATCCTCAATGCGGTTGATGCCGACATCAATGACCACGGCTCCGGGTTTTACCATATCAGCAGTAATGAATCCTGCCTTGCCAATAGCCGCGATGAGGATGTCGGCCTGCAGGGTGTAGAATGGTATATTTTTCGTGGCGGAGTGGCAGATGGTAACGGTGCAGTTGGTGGCATCGAGCTTCTGCAGCATCAGGTTCGCCATAGGTTTGCCGACAATATTGCTGCGTCCGACAACAACACAATGTTTACCCCTCGTTTCAATGTTATAGCGTCCGAGAAGTTCAAGAATGCCATAAGGGGTGCAACTGACAAAACATTTGTCGAGATGCCCCATCACAAGACGACCAAGATTTTCGGGATGAAATCCATCGACATCTTTTGATGGATCAATGGCAAGGGTGACGGCAAATTCATCAATCTGTTTCGGAAGCGGTTGCTGGACAAGAATACCGTGTACCGTCGGGTCGTTGTTCAGTTTGTGAATAGTCTCAATCAGATGTTTTTCAGTGGTGTCATCGGCCATTTCAATCACCGTGGAAATCATGCCAATCTCTTTGCATGTTTTGGCTTTATTGCGTACATAAACCTGCGATGCCGGATCCTGGCCGACAATGATAACCGTCAGTCCCGGGACTTTGCCTGTGATGGATCGGAAGTTGTCAACACTGGCTTTCAGTTCGTTTTTCAGGTCAAGCGAGACCTTTTTTCCGTCGATAATGAGCATGGTGATATGGCTTTGTTTTATATGTTCCTTTCCGGGGTGATCTTCAGGCTCTCAGCGGAGAGCTGCATATAGCTATGAAAAATTCATCGAAGCAGCAAATATGAAAAGCAATGAGTTGCTTGTCAGAGGCAGAAGTGTCGTTTTTTTTATGAACAGAAGTGTTGTACTGTTGTCAAATTATCATGAGGATGGTTCGTTATGTCGCTGGTTTCTATAGGTGATGTTCTTGTTGACAAGGATGTTTTGAAGGCTTTTTTTTCATGCGATCTTCAGGAGTGCAAGGGCAAGTGTTGTGTAGAGGGGGAACTTGGCGCCCCGTTATCCGAGGCCGAAGCAATCCAGTTGCGCCAATCACCGGAAGAGTTGCTGCGGATGCTCCCTGAAAAAAGTGTAAAGTATATCCGAAGGCATGGTCCGGTTGAACTCTATCAGGGAAGGCACTACAGCCGCACCATTGATAATCGTGAATGCGTTTTTGCCTTTGTGCGTGACGGGATAACCTTTTGCGCCATTGAAAACGCATTTCGAGAAGGCATTATCGGCTTTGACAAACCGTTATCCTGTCGATTGTTTCCGATAAGGGTAAGAAAAAAGTTTGGTTTGGACTATCTTGTCTATGAGCAGCACTCCATGTGTCGCTCCGCCCGGAAAGCGGGTAGTGAGTCCAACGAACAACTTATTGATTATGTTCAGCTTGCTCTTGAATCATTGTATGGTAGAGACTGGATCGTGAGCCTGAAAGCATTTGTCGATTCTTCCACTCTGCGTCATGGCTGATATCCGGCTTCAACAAAGACAATCATTACAGCTCTCTGCACAGCAGATTTTAAGCAGTCAGCTCCTTCAGCTTCCGATGCTCAACCTTGAACAGCGTATTTATGAGGAGTTACAGGAAAATCCGTTACTTGAAGTAGTTGAAGAAAGTAAGGAGAGTGTCGGTGAAGTCGTTGCAGGCAGTGACGGGTCGAATGGTGACGATATGTTCGATGCGGTTGAACGCTTCAGTAAAAGTGCACTCAAGGAGCGCTCCGATGCGCCATTTTCTGTCGAAGATTCTGAAGGAAGGCTCAACTTCACCTATGAAGGCGGCTCAAAGGAGAGGTTCTTTCAGGCCGTTCAGCATGACAGTTTCCATGATACCCTGCTCCGGCAGTTAACATTACATGAAGAGGTCGGGGAGCGGGAGGCAAGGATTGCGGCCGAGATTCTTGGTAATCTTGACGGCGACGGTTATTTTGGCGAGGACTATGGAGTGATTGTTGACAGTCTGCACTTTGATGGCCTTGATATCAGCCAGAGGGAAGTCGAGGAAGTTGTGCGCAAAATTCATTTTCTTGATCCTCCTGGTATTGCCGTCAAAGATTTGCGTGAGCGGTTTCTTGTTCAACTGCAGGCCGGTTCGGAGCGTTATCCATCAAAGACGTATGAGGTTGCGACACGGATTCTTCGTGATCATTTTGATGATTTTCTGCACAGGCGCTTTGAACTGTTGCTGAAAAAACTTGCTGAGACAAAAGAGGGCGTTGAAGCGGCTGTTTCGGCCATCATCCGGCTTGATCCTCATCCCGGCATTTTTCAGGATGAGGGTGGATATATTACGCCGGACTTTCTTGTGAGCTATGAGAATGGTGCATTGATTGCAGTGCTCAATGACAGAAGCGCACTTTCTGTCAAGGTTACCGACCGTTATCAGGAACTTCTGAAAAACAGGAAAGCTCCAAAAGAAGAAAAGCAGTTTATACGGAAAAATATTCTGCGGGCCAATGAGTTTACAAGCGCCATTGAGACCAGGCGCCAGACGCTGCTGAAGGTGATTGAAGCGTTGATGAAACGGCAATATGGCTTTTTTGTTTTTGGCCCCGAACGTGTGGTGCCACTTGGCATGAAAACTATTGCTGCCGATACCGATCTTGATATATCGACGATCAGTCGGGCCGTCAATGGAAAATATGTACAGACCCGCTTTGGCGTTTTTGAGCTGAAATATTTTTTCAGCACAGGACTTTCGACCGGGGAGGGTGAAGATCTGTCAAGCAAGGTTATTCGTCAGCAAATTGCTGATATGATCAGCGGGGAGGATTCCGCAAATCCCCTGAGTGATGAGAGTATAACGGAGATGCTTATGAAATGTGGAATACATATTGCAAGAAGAACGGTTGCAAAATATCGGGAACAAATGCAGATTCCAGTTGCAAGATTAAGAAAAAAAATATTTTGATAGATGAAGAATAACCAAAGGCCAGTGATCCGTTCAACGACGGTTATCGGTGTAATAAGGGACGGCAAGGCTGCGCTCGGAAGCGATGGACAGATGACGCTTGGAAATACGGTCATCAAACACTCGACGCGGAAAATCAGGAGACTCTATCACGGAAAGCTTGTTGCCGGTTTTGCGGGAGCGACGGCGGATGCCGTGACCTTGCTTGACCGTTTTGAAGAAAAGCTTGAGGCCTATAATGGAAAGCTTGACCGTGCGGCAGTTGAACTTGCCCGAGACTGGAGAACAGACAAGTACCTCCGGCGTCTTGAGGCCATGCTGGCAATTGTCAGTCACGACAAGGCGCTGATTATCTCCGGAACCGGGGATGTGATAGAGCCGGAAGATGGTATTGTAGCCATTGGAAGCGGCAGTATGTATGCCCTTGCTGCTGCACGCTCGCTCATGAAACACTCAAGCCTTCCAGCCAAAGAGATCGTCCTGGAAAGTTTGAAGATAGCGGCTGATATCTGTATTTATACGAACGATCATATTATTGTCGAAGAGGTCTGAGCCCCTGTGTTATCAGGGCTGCCGGCCCAAAGCTTTTTTTGTAATCTACATTTTATTGCATGGAAACGACTACGAACAGTGAGGGATCTGTTTTGGCATTATCTGAAGCAAACAGAGGGAAGAGCAGTTCTATTGCAGCAAGTAATCTGACGCCAAACCAGATTGTTTCGCTTCTTGACAAATATATCATCGGACAGAAAGATGCGAAAAAATCGGTAGCCATAGCCCTCCGCAACAGGCTTCGTCGTCAGCATGTGAGCGATGATCTTCGTGATGAGATCATGCCCAACAACATTATCATGATTGGCCCGACGGGTGTTGGAAAAACCGAAATTGCCCGCAGGCTTGCCAAACTCGCAAGAGCTCCCTTTGTCAAGGTAGAGGCCTCGAAATTTACTGAAGTGGGTTATGTCGGTCGTGATGTAGAGTCAATGATCCGCGACCTTGTTGATCAATCGGTAGCTATGGTGAGAAGCGAACGCTCGGAAGAGGTTCGTGAAAAGGCTGTCCTGCTTGTTGAAGAGCGTCTGCTTGATATTCTCCTTCCTCCTGTTGCCTCTTCACGCAATGCGGAGAGTGATGATGAGAGCTCGGCTGAGGAAGGAGTGACTGAGTCACCAGCCGCCGATGAGCACGACAAGTCACTTGAGGTCAATCGGCGAAGCCGCCGCAAAATGCTTGAACGTCTCCGCAACGGAAAGCTCGAAGATCGCCAGATTGAAATGGATATCACCGGTGATGCTCCTGGCGGGATGATGCAGGTTTTTGGACCCCTCGGCCAGATGGAAGAGATCGGCGGAATCATGCAGGATCTCATGAGCGGACTGCCCCGTAAACGCAAGAAAAGAAGGGTTTCGATTGCCGAAGCCCGCAAGATTCTTGAGCAGGAGGAGGTACAGAAGCTTATCGATATGGACAGTGTTGTCAAGGAGGCTATCAACAAGGTTGAACAATCCGGAATTGTCTTCATTGATGAAATCGACAAAATAGCCACCCCATCGTCAGGGTCGGGCAGTAAAGGGCCTGATGTCAGCAGGGAGGGTGTGCAGCGTGATCTTCTGCCCATTGTCGAGGGCTCCAATGTTGCGACCAAACATGGCATGGTCAAGACTGACCACGTACTCTTTATTGCCTCCGGCGCATTCCATGTTGCCAAGCCCTCCGATCTGATTCCCGAGTTGCAGGGCCGCTTTCCGATCCGGGTAGAGCTGAAAAGCCTCACGGAAGAGGACTTCTATCTCATTCTCACGCAGCCTGAGAACGCCCTTATCAAGCAGTACTCAGCTCTCCTTGCTACCGAAGGGGTTGACCTGACCTTCAGCGATGGCGCTATTCGGGAGATTGCCAGAATTGCGGCCAGAGTCAATGAGAGTGTTGAAAATATCGGAGCAAGGCGCCTGCATACGATTATGACCAATCTTCTTGAAGAGCTGATGTTCAATATCCCGGAGAATTTTTCCGATGAACGGGTGGAAATTGATGAAACCATGGTGAAGGAAAAACTCAACCATGTGGTTGCCGACAGGGATCTGAGCCAGTATATCCTCTAACTGCTTTTTGTAAACCTTGACTGAGCCAGTCCGGAGAGAGGGCTGGCCGCAACAATCATGATGAGCGCCATGACGATACTTGTTCTCAATGGACCGAACCTCTCCCGGCTTGGAAAACGAGAGCCGGAGGTTTACGGTCGTCAGACACTCGACGATATCAATCGTGAGCTGGCTGCAAGTTTTCCGGAACTCTCTTTTGACTTCTTCCAGACGGAATCAGAGGGAGCGCTGCTTGAAAAACTCTTCAACTGTGAGGATAAGGGTGGTTACCGGGGCGTTGTGCTCAATGCCGGAGCGCTGACCCACTACTCTATCGCCCTGCGTGATGCCATCAGTGCCATAACCATCCCTGTTGTTGAGGTGCACCTCTCCAACATCTATGCCCGTGAAGAGTTTCGCCGCAAATCAGTGATTTCCGAGGTTTGTGCTGGCGTTATCAGCGGCTTCGGGGCAAACAGCTACCATCTTGGTGTCAGGGCTCTCCTCGGCATGACCTCACTTGAACCAGATTGAATCCGGGTACTTACGGTGGAGTGTTTTGTCGAGTCCAAACCATTGGCCTGACGGGAAAATCATCATCAGCACCGAAAAAATCATGAAGGGTGGGAGAGTGAGGTTGTAGAACCCTCCTGCCGCGAAGTTCAGCACCAGGAAGAGCGCAAAAGCCGCATTTGCCCGGACGGAAATCCCCAAAACAAGGCACACTCCTATGATCAGCTCCCCTATGGTGACAATCCATGCGATTGGCATGGCAGCAGGAATGGCAAACTGTTCAAGGTAGAGCGCCTGAAAGTTGTTCAGTTGCGGGGGAGCGGTGAGGCGCTCTACAAAAAAGTTATGCATCTTGTCGCTCCATAACCACCCCTTAACCAGTTTATGCCAGAACCCATACAGAAAAAAGATGGCAAAGAGATAACGTCCAGCAAGAAAAAGGGTAATCCCGACCGTTCTGAATGGATTCTGTTTCATCTCATGTATGGTTAAAGTCCGTTGCGCTCAAAGATGATATCGACACTGCTTTTCAGCTTTTTCAAAATGTTTTCGGAGCTGAAGAGTTCGGTAATTTCTGCCGGAGTGATCTGTTTCAGTAACTCCTCATCTTTCAAAAGCAGGTCGCGCAGGTGCACCTTGGTCGACCAGCTCTTCATAGCGTTTCGCTGTACCAGTTTATAGGCGATTTCACGGGTCAGCCCTTTTGCTGTAAGAGCGAGCAGGATGGTCTGCGAGGTGGTGAGTCCATATGAAGAGTTAAAATTCTCCTCCATTCTCTCAGGGTAAACAAGCAGGGTATCAAGGGCTTCGCTGAAGGTGCGCAGCATGTAGCAGAGCGCTGTGGTCGAGTCGGGCATGATGATGCGCTCAACCGATGAGTGGGAAATATCGCGCTCATGCCAGAGTGCCACGTTTTCCATGGCAGCCAGGGAGTTCGAGCGAACTACGCGGGCAAGTCCGGTAAGCCTTTCAAAGGTGATCGGGTTACGTTTGTGGGGCATGGCGGAGCTGCCTTTCTGTCCCTCGCTGAAAAACTCTTCCGCTTCACGCACTTCAGTACGCTGCAGATGGCGCAGTTCAACCGAGAATTTCTCGATAGAGGAGGCGATGATAGCAAGTGTTGTGGCAAATTCAGCGTGTCGGTCGCGCTGGAGAATCTGTGTCGATATCGAGGAGGGTACGAGATCCAGTTTCCGGCATACTGCGGCTTCAATATCGGGAGAAAGGTGCTGATAGGTGCCCACCGCTCCTGAAATTTTACCGACGGAGATGGTTGTTACGGCCTTTTTCATCCGTTCGAGGTTTCTGAGCATCTCCTGGTGCCACAAGAGCAGTTTCAGACCGAAGGTGGTCGGCTCGGCATGAATGCCATGGGTTCTGCCCATTTCAAGGGTGTATTTAAACTCAACAGCCCTTTTGGCAAGAACCGTCACAAGTTGCTCAATATCGGCAACAAGAATTTTTCCGGCATCACGCATCTGCATGGCCAGGCTGGTATCGCCCACATCCGAAGAGGTGAGCCCTTCATGAATGTAACGGGAATCGGGGCCGACATTATTGGCTACGTTGGTCAGAAAGGCAATGACATCGTGTTTCGTCTCTTTTTCGATCTCAAGAATTTCGGCAACATTGAAGGCTGCTTTTTGTTTGATGGTCACAAGCGCCTCTGCAGGTACCAAACCCGCCTCCATGCGAGCTTCAACAGCGGCAATTTCAAGTTGGAGCCAGCGTTGGAATTTTGCCTCTTCTGTCCAGATGGCAGCAATGTCTTTGGGTGAATAACGTGGTATCACTTGTTGGATTCAGTTTAGTATGTTGTCGTAAATGGATGCAATATAGTGACCGAAGCCCTGAAAAGCCACACTTCCGGCAAAAGGCCTCTTATTGTTTATCGCCCCCGTTTGTCTCTCCTCTCAATTCATGGTAAATCACTCGTATATAATCAAGAGCGGTATTGCGGTCGTAGGCAATCAGGCCGTCAATGACCGCATTTTCCATCCTTTTCTTGATC
The DNA window shown above is from Pelodictyon phaeoclathratiforme BU-1 and carries:
- the radA gene encoding DNA repair protein RadA; translated protein: MARSSTRYICSNCGAISLKYQGKCFECQSWGTLQESRVEPEQKKQRDGSTRGVAVMENLHDSVPSEFQRVMTGIGELDRVLGGGLMQGSAVLVGGEPGIGKSTLMLQLAPRLAPAKVLYISGEESPNQIRERAQRLSIKAPNLWLIPEVNLESILAIIAHEKPALVIIDSIQTVHSDEYQSSAGTITQIRECAATLIRAAKQQNVILMIIGHITKEGALAGPKALEHMVDTVLQFEGEGYQRYRIIRSVKNRFGSTNEIGVFRMDESGLEEVSNPSEFFISGRRTDVPGNSILAAIEGTRALLVEVQALVSKTNYSMPQRISTGFDLKRMSIILAVLENRLRIETWGQDVFVKIAGGLKLAEPAADLAIAAAIASGLMNRPVDPATVCCGEIGLAGELRAISDSERRIREAAHLGFKQIVLPEANTRELKPSLKNLPIIITGCKTLQNALDELNVTG
- the folD gene encoding bifunctional methylenetetrahydrofolate dehydrogenase/methenyltetrahydrofolate cyclohydrolase FolD, which encodes MLIIDGKKVSLDLKNELKASVDNFRSITGKVPGLTVIIVGQDPASQVYVRNKAKTCKEIGMISTVIEMADDTTEKHLIETIHKLNNDPTVHGILVQQPLPKQIDEFAVTLAIDPSKDVDGFHPENLGRLVMGHLDKCFVSCTPYGILELLGRYNIETRGKHCVVVGRSNIVGKPMANLMLQKLDATNCTVTICHSATKNIPFYTLQADILIAAIGKAGFITADMVKPGAVVIDVGINRIEDPSTKSGYRLVGDVDFEAVSTVASAMTPVPGGVGPMTIAMLLKNTLQSFQRINNL
- a CDS encoding DUF3109 family protein, whose product is MSLVSIGDVLVDKDVLKAFFSCDLQECKGKCCVEGELGAPLSEAEAIQLRQSPEELLRMLPEKSVKYIRRHGPVELYQGRHYSRTIDNRECVFAFVRDGITFCAIENAFREGIIGFDKPLSCRLFPIRVRKKFGLDYLVYEQHSMCRSARKAGSESNEQLIDYVQLALESLYGRDWIVSLKAFVDSSTLRHG
- the rpoN gene encoding RNA polymerase factor sigma-54 yields the protein MADIRLQQRQSLQLSAQQILSSQLLQLPMLNLEQRIYEELQENPLLEVVEESKESVGEVVAGSDGSNGDDMFDAVERFSKSALKERSDAPFSVEDSEGRLNFTYEGGSKERFFQAVQHDSFHDTLLRQLTLHEEVGEREARIAAEILGNLDGDGYFGEDYGVIVDSLHFDGLDISQREVEEVVRKIHFLDPPGIAVKDLRERFLVQLQAGSERYPSKTYEVATRILRDHFDDFLHRRFELLLKKLAETKEGVEAAVSAIIRLDPHPGIFQDEGGYITPDFLVSYENGALIAVLNDRSALSVKVTDRYQELLKNRKAPKEEKQFIRKNILRANEFTSAIETRRQTLLKVIEALMKRQYGFFVFGPERVVPLGMKTIAADTDLDISTISRAVNGKYVQTRFGVFELKYFFSTGLSTGEGEDLSSKVIRQQIADMISGEDSANPLSDESITEMLMKCGIHIARRTVAKYREQMQIPVARLRKKIF
- the hslV gene encoding ATP-dependent protease subunit HslV, which codes for MKNNQRPVIRSTTVIGVIRDGKAALGSDGQMTLGNTVIKHSTRKIRRLYHGKLVAGFAGATADAVTLLDRFEEKLEAYNGKLDRAAVELARDWRTDKYLRRLEAMLAIVSHDKALIISGTGDVIEPEDGIVAIGSGSMYALAAARSLMKHSSLPAKEIVLESLKIAADICIYTNDHIIVEEV
- the hslU gene encoding ATP-dependent protease ATPase subunit HslU, whose protein sequence is METTTNSEGSVLALSEANRGKSSSIAASNLTPNQIVSLLDKYIIGQKDAKKSVAIALRNRLRRQHVSDDLRDEIMPNNIIMIGPTGVGKTEIARRLAKLARAPFVKVEASKFTEVGYVGRDVESMIRDLVDQSVAMVRSERSEEVREKAVLLVEERLLDILLPPVASSRNAESDDESSAEEGVTESPAADEHDKSLEVNRRSRRKMLERLRNGKLEDRQIEMDITGDAPGGMMQVFGPLGQMEEIGGIMQDLMSGLPRKRKKRRVSIAEARKILEQEEVQKLIDMDSVVKEAINKVEQSGIVFIDEIDKIATPSSGSGSKGPDVSREGVQRDLLPIVEGSNVATKHGMVKTDHVLFIASGAFHVAKPSDLIPELQGRFPIRVELKSLTEEDFYLILTQPENALIKQYSALLATEGVDLTFSDGAIREIARIAARVNESVENIGARRLHTIMTNLLEELMFNIPENFSDERVEIDETMVKEKLNHVVADRDLSQYIL
- the aroQ gene encoding type II 3-dehydroquinate dehydratase, producing MSAMTILVLNGPNLSRLGKREPEVYGRQTLDDINRELAASFPELSFDFFQTESEGALLEKLFNCEDKGGYRGVVLNAGALTHYSIALRDAISAITIPVVEVHLSNIYAREEFRRKSVISEVCAGVISGFGANSYHLGVRALLGMTSLEPD
- a CDS encoding DoxX family membrane protein, whose product is MKQNPFRTVGITLFLAGRYLFAIFFLYGFWHKLVKGWLWSDKMHNFFVERLTAPPQLNNFQALYLEQFAIPAAMPIAWIVTIGELIIGVCLVLGISVRANAAFALFLVLNFAAGGFYNLTLPPFMIFSVLMMIFPSGQWFGLDKTLHRKYPDSIWFK
- the purB gene encoding adenylosuccinate lyase; this encodes MIPRYSPKDIAAIWTEEAKFQRWLQLEIAAVEARMEAGLVPAEALVTIKQKAAFNVAEILEIEKETKHDVIAFLTNVANNVGPDSRYIHEGLTSSDVGDTSLAMQMRDAGKILVADIEQLVTVLAKRAVEFKYTLEMGRTHGIHAEPTTFGLKLLLWHQEMLRNLERMKKAVTTISVGKISGAVGTYQHLSPDIEAAVCRKLDLVPSSISTQILQRDRHAEFATTLAIIASSIEKFSVELRHLQRTEVREAEEFFSEGQKGSSAMPHKRNPITFERLTGLARVVRSNSLAAMENVALWHERDISHSSVERIIMPDSTTALCYMLRTFSEALDTLLVYPERMEENFNSSYGLTTSQTILLALTAKGLTREIAYKLVQRNAMKSWSTKVHLRDLLLKDEELLKQITPAEITELFSSENILKKLKSSVDIIFERNGL